A stretch of Desulfarculaceae bacterium DNA encodes these proteins:
- a CDS encoding XRE family transcriptional regulator codes for MLEKTIAKNIRALRKARKMTLQDVEDRTGLSKGYLSKVERGLKFPPFSTMGQIAGALGVEVNFLLKDNLPGTPDIRIALTPAGQGSKGQTLAEERGYSYETLAAGKPGKNMVPYIIEVAAQEEQIFTHEGEEFLYVLEGEMEFSYDGKTYIMKQGDSVYFESAVPHSGRSIAKGKTRLLAVMYNYKRL; via the coding sequence TTGCTGGAAAAAACCATAGCCAAAAATATTCGCGCGCTGCGCAAGGCCCGCAAGATGACCCTCCAGGACGTGGAGGACCGCACCGGTTTGTCCAAGGGCTACTTGTCCAAGGTGGAGCGGGGGCTCAAGTTCCCGCCCTTTTCCACCATGGGCCAGATCGCGGGCGCCCTGGGGGTGGAAGTCAACTTCCTGCTAAAGGACAACCTGCCCGGCACCCCGGACATCCGCATCGCGCTGACCCCGGCGGGCCAGGGCAGCAAGGGCCAGACCCTGGCCGAGGAGCGCGGCTACAGCTACGAGACCCTGGCCGCGGGCAAGCCGGGCAAGAACATGGTCCCTTACATCATCGAGGTGGCCGCCCAGGAGGAGCAGATTTTCACCCACGAGGGCGAGGAGTTCCTCTACGTGCTCGAGGGCGAGATGGAGTTCTCCTACGACGGCAAGACCTACATCATGAAGCAGGGGGACAGCGTGTATTTTGAATCGGCCGTACCGCACAGCGGGCGCAGCATCGCCAAAGGCAAGACCCGCCTCTTGGCGGTGATGTACAACTACAAGCGTCTGTGA